The Candidatus Sphingomonas colombiensis genome contains the following window.
ACGCCAATGCGGCGGATGCCCCCGGCGCGCAGGATCGGCAGCACCAGCGCCGCCGCGAGCAGCACCAGCCCGAAAATATGCGCCGTCGTCGTCCCCACCGTCCAGTGCGCAATGCGCGGCGGTGCGCCCTGCACCAACAACGCAACGCCTGCCGTCGCGGCGATGCCGTTCCAGAAGGCTAGCGTGCCAATCGCCCCGACCTTCACCGCGTCGGCAAGCGAAAGCCCCGCCTGTCCATAGATGCGGTAGCGTGCCGAATTGCCGGTTAGCAGCGACAGCCCAAGATTATAGCTGATCGCATTGCCCAGAAACGAGGCGGTCGCGCCGATCTGCCACGGTTGCGGCCGCCCGATCACGCGCAGCGCGATCCAGTCGTGCAGGGTCAGCAAGGTGTAGCTCGCCGCCGTCAGCACCGTGGCGAGCGCGATTCGCTCCGCCGACACCGCGTCCAGCGCTGCGCGCACGTCGTATAAGCGGACTTCGGCAAGCACGAGTCGCAACACGGCGAAACCGAGCAGCGCCACACACGCCACCGCTGCCGGCACCCACCAGCGGCGATGGCGCGCGAGAAGTTCGGAAATCGCGAAGCGCCGGCGTTGCATCACCTCAGCCGATGCCACTCCTGCGAGCGGCAGAAATAATGCCGGACGAGGCAATTGGAGATCCTCAGCCGGTCCGGCGCGATCAGGCTGATGTGCGACGGGAAGCTGCGCCCCATGTCGGGCACGAACAGGCGGCCCGACCAAATGCCGCTGCCGCTGAAGTGATAATTCCGCAGCAATTGCGTGCCAACGAGATGGCTCACCCCGGCCGCACGGGCATCCGCCACCGCCTGATCATTGGCCCAGACGATTGTGCCGCACACGCCATTGTCGCAAGCCATTGTGCGCACCGCGAGCGTGCCGCGCGGATTGCCCCATACGCCGATCGGCACGGTGGCCACGGCCGCCATACCGGGCGATGCGAGCAGCGCACCGAGCGCTATCGCAGCAACCGTCTTCCAGCGCATCATCCCCGTCCCCCCGATCCCCGCGCCGGCAATGCCGTCACACGGGCAATCGCACCCATAACATTGTGCGCGATCGCATCGGTATCGAAATCGAGGAAATGCCCGCCGGGCATCGCGATATTCGTCACATTCGGCTGGCCGGTGCCAGCGCAGGCGCTGTCGTTTTCCTCCACGCCATGGATACAGGTGAGCGGCGCCCAGGTGATCGCGCTGATGCCGCGTCGCGCGTCGCTGTCCGGCGTGCCGAGATAGGTGATGTTGCTGGGGTCACTGCGGAAAAACACTTGTCGTCCCGGCACGACCAGCACCACCGCAGCGACATGACGGCGCAGGTCTGCGGGCAACGCGGGCAGACCTGCCGCGAGCACATCCGCGCCGAATGAGCGACCGATCAGCACGAGTCGTTCAGCGTGGGAAGCAGTCAGCGCTGTGCGCACTGCATCGGCGATGATCGCCTCGGTCTCGGTGGCGGTACGGCGCGTGCGGAACGCGACCGGGGTGTTGAAGCCGATCACCGGAATCCCGCGCGCGGCGAGCAGATCGGCCATCGTCTGCCCCGGACCAAAGCGCAGACCCATATCGCCCGAAAGATAAAGCGCCGCGACGCCTCCGCGCGCCGATCCGGTCGCCGCCATGGATTCATAGGGGTCGCGATCGAAATAGCTGCCACGCCACAGCGCGCCGATCAGGATCAACGCCAGCACGGCAACGCCGATCACCAACCGCCGCACCCCGCGCCTGCCTTGCCTGTTCGTCACGATTTCCGGTTTCCCGTGCATGATCCCGTAATATCAATGGTCCTGTATTCGCGCGGTTTCAGCAACATGACGAAATCGTCACGCAGAGGATGCGTGATTGACTCGCTCGCACCAAAGGAACAAAATAAGAACATATATTCTGCTGCGAGTCTCGTCCCCGTGTCCACTCCTACCATCATTGCCGAGCTTCGAGAGACGCTGCGCGCGATCGAGGGCGACGGGCATCGCCGACGCGAGGTTTTGCCATTCGGCATCGACGCGATCGACACACGACTGGCCGTCGGTGGCCTCAGGCTTGATGCGCTGCACGAGATCGCCCCGGCCAGCGCGAACCTAGCCGACGATGCCTGTGCCACTTTGCTGATGGCCGGGCTCGCGGCACGAGCCTGGGGGCCGGTGTTGTGGGTGGTGCGACGGCGCGACCTGTTCGCGCCCGGTCTGTATCAGGCGGGGCTGTCCCCGGAGCGGGTGATTTATGCCGAGGCGCGCGACGATGCCGAGCTGCTCGCGCTAATGGAGGAAGGCATTCGCCATCGCGGGCTTGGCGCGGTGCTGGGCGAGACGAAGCGAGCCGCCACCGCCGCAACGCGCCGTCTGCAGCTCGCGGCGGAAGGCGGCCGGACGATCGCGCTGTTGATGAAACGCCATGCGCGCGACGACGCGGACCCGCTGGCAGTGCCCTCCGCCGCCGTCACCCGCTGGCGCGTCGCCGCCGCCCCCTCCGCCCCGTTGCCGACACGGGGGCTGGGAGGCGGGCTGGGCCGTGCACGCTGGCATCTGTCGCTCGCGCGCCAGCGCGGCGGCGATCCCTTTGATCTGATTGTGGAGGCCGTGGATGAAACGGGTCGCCTCGCTCTACCTGCCGCATTGGTCGATCGACCGCGTCGCCAGGGCGGAGCGCCGCGCGCCGCCGCCGCCTGAAAACATCAGCGGCCCGGTAATGCGCGCCGCATCCGTTGCGGCATCGCCGGGCACGACCGGGTGGCGCCCCGGCGCACGCTGGGCAAAAGCGGAATCGCGCGAAGCCATGCCGTCGAACGCGGCGCATGGCGCAATGCCGCTCGTCACGACGCAGCGGATCGGCAGCCGGATCGAGATCGCCGCCGTCTCCCCCGCCGCCGCCGCGTTAGGCATCGAGCCCGGCATGGCGCTGACCCACGCGCGCGCCTCTGTCCCCATGCTCGACGTGCGCGATGCCGATCCAGCCGGGGACCGCGCCGATCTCGAACGGTTGGCGCTCGCGCTGGCGCGGCGCTGGACGCCGATCGTGGCGATCTCGGATGCCGATGGCCTGTTTCTCGATCTGAGCGGCGTCGCGCATCTCCACGGCGGCGAGGATCGGATGGCACGGCGCATCGTACGGCTGCTCGCACGGCTGGGCTTCACCGCGCGGATCGCGATCGCGGACACCCCCGGCGCGGCCTGGGCACTGTCACGATATGGTGAGGCAGATGGACGAGCCGCCCTCGCTTCCTCTCGATCCGCCCCAACGTCGCCTCGGTCTTGCGCGGGGGGACAGCGCACTAGGCAAGAGGAGCCGGTCGCGGCGCCCGACGCAGCATGGCGCCTGACACAGGCCCGGAGTAGCGATCTGGCGGGGGTAATCGTCATTCCCCCTGCCACCCACCGTACCGCCATCGCGCCGCTTCCTATCGTCGCGCTCCGGTTCGACGGCGAGGCACTGGAACTGCTCGGCCGGCTCGGCATCGACACAATCGGCGAATTGCTGGCAATGCCCCGCGCACCGCTGGCGCGACGGTTCGGCGGAGCGGTCGTGCGACGGCTGGATCAGGCGACCGGCGCCGCAGCGGAGCCGCTCGTCCCGATCCTGCCCGACGAACCGATCGTCATCGAACGCCGCTTCGCCGAGCCGATCGCCACCGCCGAGGCGATCGGCCACTGGCTCGAAGGGTTGACGGCCGAGCTTGCCATCGTGCTTGCTCATGCCGGGCTTGGCGTGCGCGCGTTGCTGTTCGTCGCAAGCCGGGTCGATCATCAGGCACAGGTGCTGCGCATCGGCTTCGCCCGCGCGACCCGCGATGCGCCGCACGTCCGCCGGCTGATCGCACGGCGGATCGAGGAGATCGATCCAGGCTATGGCATCGACGCACTCGCGCTCCACGTCTGTCGCGTCGAGCCGCTCGGCCCCCAGACACTCGGCGCGGCGCTGGCGGAGGAACATACGCCCGATCTTGCGCCGCTGGTCGACACACTCGCCAATCGCATCGGCCATGCGCGGCTATGGCGACAGCGCGCGGTGGAGAGCGACGTGCCCGAACGCGCCACCATCACCATCCCCGCGCTCGATGCACTGGCAAGGGATGCCACGCGGCTGGCGCTCGATGACGTGCGCCAACTCGACGAGCGCGCGCACGATCATCCCTGGCACCCGCGTTGGCCGCGCCCGGTGCGACTGCTCCACCGCCCGGAACAGCTCGATCACGTGCTCGCCGAACTCCCGGATCAGCCGCCGCGCCGCTTCACCTGGCGCGGCGAGCGGCATCAGGTGGTGCGCGGCGACGGGCCGGAACGGATCACCGGCGAATGGTGGCGGCGTAGCGCCGAGCGCGATGCGGTACGCGATTATTTCCGCGTCGAGGATGAGGCAGGGCGTCGCTTCTGGCTGTTTCGCCGCGGCGATGGCGTCCGCCCCGAAACCGGCGATCTCGGCTGGTTCATGCATGGCACGTTCGGATGAGGTGCGCCGGGATGTTAAGGCGGCAAGACCGCGTTCTTTCGTGTGAAAGGTCGGCGCGGCTCGCCCATCGGCCGCCACGGCCTCACGGTGGAGTTCACCGAGCCGCCTGCGCTGGAGCAGAGACTTCCACGCCATTGCCCGCTCCCTGGGCCCGGCCCAGCGATGCGTGTCGATCGATCGTGGAACGAACCTCGCCCGAACTGGCGGTAATGACGCCCCCCTTTGCAGGGGAGCCGCGAGAAAGCGGCGCGTCGTGACCTATA
Protein-coding sequences here:
- a CDS encoding protein ImuA, with amino-acid sequence MSTPTIIAELRETLRAIEGDGHRRREVLPFGIDAIDTRLAVGGLRLDALHEIAPASANLADDACATLLMAGLAARAWGPVLWVVRRRDLFAPGLYQAGLSPERVIYAEARDDAELLALMEEGIRHRGLGAVLGETKRAATAATRRLQLAAEGGRTIALLMKRHARDDADPLAVPSAAVTRWRVAAAPSAPLPTRGLGGGLGRARWHLSLARQRGGDPFDLIVEAVDETGRLALPAALVDRPRRQGGAPRAAAA
- a CDS encoding DUF2147 domain-containing protein, which produces MMRWKTVAAIALGALLASPGMAAVATVPIGVWGNPRGTLAVRTMACDNGVCGTIVWANDQAVADARAAGVSHLVGTQLLRNYHFSGSGIWSGRLFVPDMGRSFPSHISLIAPDRLRISNCLVRHYFCRSQEWHRLR
- a CDS encoding DNA polymerase Y family protein: MKRVASLYLPHWSIDRVARAERRAPPPPENISGPVMRAASVAASPGTTGWRPGARWAKAESREAMPSNAAHGAMPLVTTQRIGSRIEIAAVSPAAAALGIEPGMALTHARASVPMLDVRDADPAGDRADLERLALALARRWTPIVAISDADGLFLDLSGVAHLHGGEDRMARRIVRLLARLGFTARIAIADTPGAAWALSRYGEADGRAALASSRSAPTSPRSCAGGQRTRQEEPVAAPDAAWRLTQARSSDLAGVIVIPPATHRTAIAPLPIVALRFDGEALELLGRLGIDTIGELLAMPRAPLARRFGGAVVRRLDQATGAAAEPLVPILPDEPIVIERRFAEPIATAEAIGHWLEGLTAELAIVLAHAGLGVRALLFVASRVDHQAQVLRIGFARATRDAPHVRRLIARRIEEIDPGYGIDALALHVCRVEPLGPQTLGAALAEEHTPDLAPLVDTLANRIGHARLWRQRAVESDVPERATITIPALDALARDATRLALDDVRQLDERAHDHPWHPRWPRPVRLLHRPEQLDHVLAELPDQPPRRFTWRGERHQVVRGDGPERITGEWWRRSAERDAVRDYFRVEDEAGRRFWLFRRGDGVRPETGDLGWFMHGTFG